One Thalassotalea atypica DNA window includes the following coding sequences:
- the ubiE gene encoding bifunctional demethylmenaquinone methyltransferase/2-methoxy-6-polyprenyl-1,4-benzoquinol methylase UbiE codes for MSDSEQNTQQDQENTTHFGFKTVESKDKASMVAGVFHSVAQQYDIMNDLMSFGIHRLWKRFTIDASGVRPGNKILDLAGGTGDLTARFSQLVGREGKVILADINSSMLNVGREKLRNKGLVQNIEYVQANAEYLPFDDNTFDIVTIAFGLRNVTDKDKALASIFRVLKPGGRLLVLEFSKPEHELLNKAYDFYSFNILPKMGEVIAKDGDSYQYLAESIRMHPDQETLKSMMEAVGFEQTTYHNLTGGVVALHKGYKF; via the coding sequence ATGTCAGATTCAGAACAAAACACGCAACAAGATCAAGAGAACACCACCCATTTTGGCTTTAAAACCGTAGAGTCTAAAGACAAAGCGTCAATGGTTGCAGGCGTATTTCACTCTGTAGCCCAACAATATGACATCATGAACGATCTTATGTCTTTTGGTATTCATCGTTTATGGAAGCGTTTTACCATAGATGCCAGCGGCGTTCGTCCGGGCAATAAAATACTCGACTTGGCCGGCGGAACCGGTGACTTAACCGCTCGTTTTTCACAGCTAGTAGGCCGTGAAGGTAAGGTAATCTTGGCCGACATTAACAGTTCTATGCTTAACGTAGGTCGAGAAAAACTGCGCAACAAAGGCTTAGTACAAAACATCGAATACGTGCAAGCCAACGCTGAATACTTACCATTTGATGATAATACTTTTGATATTGTTACCATCGCCTTTGGCTTAAGAAATGTTACTGACAAAGACAAAGCATTAGCTTCAATTTTTCGAGTGTTAAAGCCTGGTGGTCGATTGTTGGTGTTAGAGTTTTCCAAGCCTGAGCACGAGTTATTGAACAAAGCCTACGATTTTTATTCGTTTAATATTTTACCGAAAATGGGTGAAGTTATCGCGAAAGATGGCGACAGTTATCAGTATCTGGCTGAGTCTATCCGCATGCATCCAGACCAAGAAACTTTGAAGTCAATGATGGAAGCGGTGGGTTTTGAACAAACTACCTATCACAATTTAACCGGTGGTGTGGTTGCCTTGCATAAAGGCTATAAGTTTTAA
- a CDS encoding substrate-binding periplasmic protein: protein MIRSVWVLWFCFIGSVMAEPVDVITPTLFNYYTENYAPLNFIENGEVTGASVEVLKLMWQDMGVPDQKIRVMPWARSYKTTLIKPLSMLFSMVKTPEREKHFKWVGPIFTDTHVLISRSDFTGEINSVEDTFKHTVVIVRDDFSELALMKTAFPAINMIKVTDMSQALKMLDSKRSDLMFVTHEALERLVIKNGMKLSNFKRVWTISADENYYAFHHGTPDRLIKQFQQSFDNVTAQRLEILKKYGLSP from the coding sequence ATGATAAGAAGCGTCTGGGTTTTATGGTTTTGTTTTATCGGCTCGGTAATGGCCGAACCGGTGGACGTCATTACACCGACATTATTTAATTATTACACCGAAAACTATGCCCCGTTAAATTTCATTGAAAATGGCGAGGTAACCGGAGCTTCCGTAGAAGTATTAAAACTCATGTGGCAAGACATGGGAGTACCTGATCAGAAGATTCGTGTGATGCCATGGGCAAGGAGCTATAAAACAACCCTGATTAAACCACTGTCTATGCTGTTTTCCATGGTCAAAACGCCAGAGCGTGAAAAGCATTTCAAATGGGTTGGGCCTATTTTTACTGATACTCATGTACTAATTTCTCGATCTGATTTTACGGGCGAAATTAACTCGGTTGAAGATACGTTTAAGCACACAGTTGTCATTGTCAGGGACGACTTTTCTGAATTGGCGTTGATGAAGACGGCTTTTCCAGCCATCAACATGATCAAAGTGACGGACATGAGTCAGGCACTTAAGATGCTCGACTCCAAGCGCTCTGATTTGATGTTTGTAACTCATGAAGCGCTAGAGCGGTTGGTAATTAAAAATGGCATGAAACTAAGCAACTTTAAGCGGGTGTGGACAATAAGCGCCGATGAAAATTATTATGCATTTCATCATGGTACGCCAGATCGGCTGATCAAACAGTTTCAACAATCCTTTGATAATGTTACAGCGCAGCGTCTAGAAATTCTTAAAAAG
- the ubiB gene encoding ubiquinone biosynthesis regulatory protein kinase UbiB, translated as MRIRRLYKIVKTFLQFGLDELIPKKALPWYAKLARYSLFWLRNQHKDKSKAKRLKLAIESLGPVFIKFGQMLSTRRDLLPDEYAEELAILQDKVTPFAGNVAEQQIRQAMGNDAFEHHFTDFDTVPLASASIAQVHTATLLTEEQQQNVVIKVLRPGIEKIIHADLDVMQMFAAIVARWLKEGKRLRPIEVVKEYRKTILDELDLNREAANAIQLKRNFSQGSEKDHALYVPEIHSQYSFKNVLVMERIYGIGVGEIDTLNSLGVNMKLLAERGVEVFFTQVFRDSFFHADMHPGNVFVDATNPADPTWIAIDCGIVGTLNKEDKRYLAENFVAFFNRDYRKVAQLHVDSEWVPRGTNVDEFEFAIRTVCEPIFNKPLSEISFGQVLINLFNTARRFDMQVQPQLVLLQKTLLYIEGLGRQLYPQLDLWQTAKPFLEEWVKEQMGVKAILNKVKENVPFWNEKLPEIPDLVYDYLSAGKEAQFQQAQLLKKIHQEQSAQNKKLVYGVLAAGFVITFALLIDSSHHTLMAAGALSALFCLFKAIK; from the coding sequence GTGCGTATCAGACGTTTATATAAAATAGTCAAAACCTTTTTGCAGTTCGGCTTAGATGAGTTAATCCCTAAAAAAGCTTTACCGTGGTATGCAAAATTGGCTCGCTACAGTTTGTTTTGGTTACGTAACCAACATAAAGATAAGTCCAAAGCTAAACGACTTAAGCTAGCCATCGAATCCCTCGGTCCAGTGTTCATAAAATTTGGCCAAATGCTGTCAACACGCCGAGATTTATTGCCTGATGAATACGCTGAAGAATTAGCGATTTTACAAGATAAAGTCACGCCTTTTGCTGGCAATGTCGCCGAGCAACAAATTCGTCAAGCAATGGGCAATGACGCTTTTGAACATCACTTTACTGACTTTGACACCGTCCCCTTGGCATCAGCGTCTATCGCACAAGTACATACTGCAACACTGTTAACCGAAGAACAGCAGCAAAATGTCGTTATTAAGGTATTAAGGCCAGGGATCGAAAAAATCATCCATGCTGATCTTGATGTCATGCAAATGTTTGCAGCTATTGTGGCGAGATGGCTAAAAGAAGGTAAACGTCTTCGCCCTATTGAAGTTGTCAAAGAATATCGGAAAACCATTTTAGACGAGCTTGACTTGAACCGTGAAGCAGCCAATGCTATCCAACTAAAGCGTAACTTTTCACAGGGTAGTGAGAAAGATCATGCCTTATATGTACCCGAAATTCATAGCCAATACTCCTTTAAAAACGTACTGGTCATGGAACGTATTTATGGCATTGGCGTTGGTGAAATTGACACCTTAAACTCACTGGGTGTCAACATGAAATTACTTGCCGAGCGCGGTGTCGAAGTATTCTTCACGCAAGTCTTTCGCGACAGTTTCTTTCACGCAGACATGCATCCAGGTAATGTCTTTGTTGATGCAACCAATCCAGCAGATCCAACATGGATTGCCATTGATTGCGGTATTGTAGGCACGTTAAACAAAGAAGATAAACGCTATTTAGCGGAAAATTTTGTTGCGTTTTTCAACCGTGATTACCGCAAGGTCGCGCAGCTACATGTCGACTCTGAGTGGGTACCACGTGGTACAAATGTCGATGAGTTTGAATTTGCTATTCGTACCGTTTGTGAGCCCATTTTTAATAAACCACTGTCGGAAATATCTTTTGGGCAAGTATTGATCAATTTGTTTAATACAGCCAGACGCTTTGATATGCAAGTACAGCCCCAGCTAGTGTTACTGCAAAAAACCTTGTTGTATATTGAAGGGCTTGGGCGTCAGCTTTATCCTCAACTGGACTTATGGCAAACCGCCAAACCTTTCTTAGAAGAATGGGTCAAAGAGCAAATGGGCGTTAAGGCGATTCTTAATAAAGTTAAAGAGAATGTGCCGTTTTGGAATGAGAAGTTGCCTGAAATCCCAGATCTAGTCTATGACTATCTAAGTGCCGGCAAAGAAGCGCAATTTCAGCAAGCGCAATTACTCAAAAAAATACACCAAGAGCAAAGTGCCCAAAACAAGAAGCTTGTTTATGGTGTACTGGCCGCTGGCTTTGTCATCACCTTTGCTTTGTTGATTGATTCGTCTCATCACACACTAATGGCTGCAGGAGCACTTTCCGCCTTGTTTTGTCTTTTTAAAGCAATAAAATAG
- a CDS encoding ubiquinone biosynthesis accessory factor UbiJ encodes MHIQLLSSTIELILNQALKLSNQSASALTPLTNKSLAIELSELNAVLCLTVHEQQLVVSSPTLDDDGYDCKITTSVKTLVQLKTEQQLTQLIKDNQLDITGDIKVAQQFASIFETLNIDWPSELEKHIGDIATHKLLTLFKSVDKKVKFAQSQISSDASEYLVYEKKWLVTRLEIDNFAKDVKAINHKYQDIEQHFSAFSDKLEHIHQRIFKEG; translated from the coding sequence ATGCACATTCAACTGCTGAGCTCGACCATCGAGCTGATATTGAATCAAGCGTTAAAGCTCAGCAATCAGTCAGCGTCGGCACTAACCCCTTTGACCAACAAGTCACTGGCGATTGAATTGAGTGAATTAAACGCGGTACTTTGTTTGACGGTTCACGAACAGCAGCTTGTGGTCTCGAGTCCAACACTTGATGACGATGGTTATGATTGTAAAATTACCACCAGCGTAAAAACACTGGTGCAACTAAAAACAGAACAACAGCTTACCCAGTTAATCAAAGATAATCAGTTAGATATCACGGGCGATATTAAGGTTGCACAACAGTTCGCCAGCATTTTTGAGACTCTTAACATTGATTGGCCTAGTGAGTTGGAAAAACACATTGGTGATATCGCTACCCACAAGCTGTTAACACTATTCAAAAGCGTTGATAAAAAAGTGAAATTTGCCCAAAGCCAAATCAGTAGTGACGCCAGCGAATATCTTGTTTATGAAAAAAAATGGCTTGTCACAAGGTTAGAAATTGATAATTTTGCTAAAGATGTCAAAGCGATCAATCACAAATACCAAGATATAGAGCAACATTTTTCGGCTTTTTCTGACAAGCTCGAACACATTCATCAACGTATATTCAAAGAAGGTTAA
- a CDS encoding acyl-CoA thioesterase: MSSNNQPWTFYGRRLVQTGNLNHNDTLFGGTMMSWIDEEIYIYAKCQLGNQDDMTMVTARFGEINFRSPAHKGNIIEFGMKTTMLGRTSITVDVLVRNKSTHSIICEVNDVTFVCVDPETMAPKPHGIKECKQ, encoded by the coding sequence GTGAGCAGTAATAATCAGCCTTGGACGTTTTATGGACGTCGCTTAGTGCAAACCGGTAATTTAAACCATAACGACACATTGTTTGGTGGCACGATGATGTCGTGGATTGATGAAGAGATTTATATTTATGCCAAATGCCAACTTGGCAACCAAGATGACATGACCATGGTTACTGCACGTTTTGGTGAAATCAATTTCAGATCGCCCGCCCATAAAGGAAATATTATTGAATTTGGCATGAAAACCACAATGTTAGGGAGAACTTCTATCACGGTTGATGTCTTAGTAAGGAACAAGTCTACACACAGCATTATTTGTGAAGTGAATGATGTTACTTTTGTTTGTGTTGATCCTGAAACAATGGCACCTAAACCTCACGGAATAAAAGAATGCAAGCAGTAA